A genomic stretch from Haloferax sp. Atlit-12N includes:
- a CDS encoding PH domain-containing protein codes for MTTDSATDSETVAAIDDWLARGDDETVRWEGRPRIQTVIPAAVVGLFILVAVAVAAAANGVPELAVVGLVGLLLPAWSYLRVTNTRFVVTDRALYRKTGVLSRTVQRVSLDRVQNSGLSQGVTGSLFGYGTVSVEAAGGGAISFEDVDDPGAVRDRIEGRNDRDGDEIPGTVEQWVAVRDEVRALRAALER; via the coding sequence ATGACGACCGACTCAGCGACCGACTCGGAGACAGTCGCGGCCATCGACGACTGGCTTGCCCGCGGCGACGACGAGACCGTCCGCTGGGAGGGTCGGCCGCGGATACAGACCGTCATCCCCGCCGCAGTCGTGGGCCTCTTCATCCTCGTCGCCGTGGCCGTCGCGGCCGCCGCGAACGGCGTGCCCGAACTCGCGGTCGTCGGCCTCGTCGGACTCCTCCTGCCGGCGTGGTCGTACCTCCGCGTCACCAACACGCGCTTCGTCGTCACCGACAGGGCGCTCTACCGGAAGACGGGCGTCCTCTCTCGGACCGTCCAGCGGGTCTCCCTCGACCGCGTCCAGAACAGTGGGCTCTCGCAAGGCGTTACGGGGTCGCTGTTCGGCTACGGGACCGTCTCGGTCGAGGCCGCTGGCGGCGGCGCAATCAGCTTCGAGGACGTTGACGACCCCGGTGCCGTCCGCGACCGAATCGAGGGCCGGAACGACCGCGATGGCGACGAGATTCCCGGCACGGTCGAGCAGTGGGTCGCCGTCCGCGACGAGGTGCGGGCGCTCAGGGCGGCGTTAGAGCGGTAA
- a CDS encoding Lrp/AsnC family transcriptional regulator: MSMDKQSLLDLLRHDARESVDDIARQLGADAEAVAAALEELEDDGVIRGYQAVVDWNNVDEEHVRAQVEVDVELDRETGYEEIARRIARFPEVATLRLVSGDYDFFIEVEGASMHAVSNFVSERIAPIPEVTKTVTHFVMDSYKEEGIELGDGDDDDRLSVSP; encoded by the coding sequence CTGTCCATGGACAAGCAGTCACTGCTCGACTTGCTGCGTCACGACGCTCGCGAGAGCGTAGATGACATCGCCCGCCAACTGGGCGCAGACGCCGAAGCAGTGGCAGCAGCGCTCGAGGAACTCGAAGACGACGGGGTCATCCGCGGCTACCAGGCGGTCGTCGACTGGAACAACGTCGACGAGGAGCACGTCCGGGCGCAGGTCGAAGTCGACGTCGAACTCGACCGCGAGACGGGCTACGAGGAGATCGCCCGCCGCATCGCGCGGTTCCCCGAGGTCGCCACGCTGCGACTCGTCTCCGGCGACTACGACTTCTTCATCGAGGTCGAGGGCGCGTCGATGCACGCCGTCTCGAACTTCGTCTCCGAGCGCATCGCCCCCATCCCCGAGGTCACGAAGACGGTCACGCACTTCGTGATGGACTCCTACAAGGAGGAGGGCATCGAACTCGGCGACGGCGACGACGACGACCGGCTCTCCGTGTCGCCATGA
- a CDS encoding PH domain-containing protein: MNAEFDWLTLDDDEEVLWADTPHPYSLVPSFIVGVPLSLVLVGIPLLVGSYLSHKNTNYVVTSDALYRKTGVLSRSVQRIEFDKVQDTSYSQTFLGAQFGYGSVNISTAGGSGIEMSFQNVADPQSLQTLVNERIKRRSGPETDAEGKAAVLDDILTELRAIRQAVEGDEAATPGDDGPDEVGTESASDASADALEPSDFEFDATTDER; encoded by the coding sequence ATGAACGCCGAGTTCGATTGGCTCACTCTCGACGACGACGAAGAGGTGCTCTGGGCCGACACCCCGCATCCCTACAGCCTCGTGCCCTCCTTCATCGTCGGCGTCCCGCTCTCGCTCGTCCTCGTGGGCATCCCGCTCCTCGTCGGGTCGTACCTCTCGCACAAGAACACGAACTACGTCGTCACCTCCGACGCGCTCTATCGGAAGACGGGCGTCCTCTCCCGGAGCGTCCAGCGCATCGAGTTCGACAAGGTACAGGACACCTCCTACAGTCAGACGTTCCTCGGCGCGCAGTTCGGCTACGGCTCCGTCAACATCAGCACCGCCGGTGGAAGCGGCATCGAGATGAGTTTCCAGAACGTCGCCGACCCGCAGTCGCTCCAGACGCTCGTCAACGAGCGAATCAAGCGCCGCTCCGGGCCGGAGACCGACGCGGAGGGGAAGGCCGCCGTCCTCGACGACATCCTGACCGAACTCCGCGCGATTCGGCAGGCCGTCGAAGGCGATGAAGCCGCCACCCCGGGCGACGATGGTCCCGACGAGGTCGGAACCGAGTCCGCCTCCGACGCGTCGGCCGACGCGCTCGAACCGAGCGACTTCGAGTTCGACGCGACGACAGACGAGCGATGA